A single genomic interval of Chitinophaga sp. 180180018-3 harbors:
- a CDS encoding RagB/SusD family nutrient uptake outer membrane protein — protein sequence MLKFSIHIIAIMALSAMISCSKDFLNEKPSTDLVIPNSLSDLDLMLEDINTTFSFSPEIGEFSADDYYLPSLASWQAFGDTKIRNCYVWNADIYEGLTDIDDWNVPYKQIFSCNNIFKVLSNINITDENRNQWKGIKGSAHFLRAYAYFNLTQIFCLAYDSTTAKENLGLPIKTDPDINKKVKRSNLFQTYNQIISDLQEAELNIFRDFNDKKPYRPTLLTVYSLFARVYLVMGNHEKAGLYANKVISLKNTLIKFSTLSKTARNPWPVLPQNINPEMIFYDRFVRNFYLSSSNSALIVDSNLIKLYEPNDLRKTIYFRSIGNNSLSLKASYINTSYCFTGLALDEMYLISAESSARAGDFHSAMKTLNILLKSRWDVDANGQSMYVDKNASDSKEALSIIISERRKELAFRGIRWTDIKRLNIEGYQITIKRILDNKEYSLQPNDKKYALPIPKNEIDLGGIEQNER from the coding sequence ATGTTGAAATTTTCAATACATATAATTGCAATAATGGCACTTTCCGCAATGATTTCCTGTAGTAAGGATTTCCTTAATGAAAAGCCTAGCACTGATTTGGTTATCCCAAATAGTTTGTCTGATTTAGATTTGATGTTGGAAGATATAAATACCACCTTCTCTTTCAGTCCAGAAATCGGAGAATTTTCAGCAGACGATTACTATTTGCCGAGTTTGGCAAGTTGGCAAGCATTCGGTGATACAAAAATTAGGAATTGTTATGTCTGGAATGCTGATATTTATGAAGGGCTTACTGATATTGACGACTGGAATGTGCCTTATAAGCAGATTTTTAGTTGTAACAATATTTTTAAAGTACTTTCAAATATTAATATAACTGATGAAAATAGGAATCAGTGGAAGGGAATAAAGGGTAGTGCTCATTTCTTACGGGCCTATGCGTATTTTAACCTAACTCAAATTTTTTGTCTTGCTTACGATTCCACTACAGCAAAAGAAAATCTAGGACTTCCAATTAAAACTGATCCTGATATAAACAAGAAGGTAAAAAGATCAAATTTATTTCAAACATATAATCAAATAATTTCGGATCTACAAGAAGCGGAATTAAATATCTTTCGCGATTTTAATGATAAGAAACCATATAGACCAACACTTCTTACCGTATATTCCTTGTTTGCAAGAGTGTATTTGGTAATGGGAAATCATGAAAAGGCTGGTCTGTATGCTAACAAAGTTATTTCATTGAAAAATACTTTGATTAAATTTTCAACACTTAGTAAAACAGCCAGAAATCCTTGGCCCGTTTTGCCACAAAATATAAATCCAGAAATGATTTTTTATGACAGATTTGTTAGAAATTTCTATTTATCCTCTTCAAATTCTGCTTTAATTGTCGATAGCAATTTAATCAAGCTGTATGAACCTAATGACCTTAGAAAAACTATTTATTTTCGTTCAATTGGAAATAACTCGCTTTCTTTGAAAGCCAGTTATATTAACACTTCTTATTGTTTTACTGGGTTAGCTCTCGATGAAATGTATTTAATAAGTGCTGAATCATCTGCAAGGGCAGGTGATTTTCATAGTGCAATGAAAACATTAAATATACTATTGAAATCAAGGTGGGACGTTGATGCAAATGGGCAATCAATGTATGTGGATAAAAATGCCTCAGATAGCAAAGAGGCATTGTCTATTATTATCTCTGAAAGGAGGAAAGAACTTGCATTTCGAGGAATAAGGTGGACAGACATTAAAAGATTAAATATAGAAGGATACCAAATTACTATAAAGAGAATTTTAGACAATAAAGAATATTCATTACAACCAAATGATAAAAAGTATGCTTTGCCTATTCCAAAAAATGAAATTGATCTAGGAGGTATTGAACAGAATGAACGGTGA
- a CDS encoding MauE/DoxX family redox-associated membrane protein, whose translation MKRRDIALEVIVFLYIAMLMYAGVTKLIHYDKTYQQMWNQPFDTMFAPFLTWFIPSLEIVLCILMAVGRTRKWGLYGATALMAVFTVYVGIIWFGRENFKVPCSCGGFMAAMDWPEHFWFNLGYVALGIIGIFLQKNPTLPKQKQLAT comes from the coding sequence ATGAAAAGACGCGACATTGCCCTGGAGGTGATTGTATTCCTCTACATTGCTATGCTTATGTATGCCGGAGTTACAAAGTTGATCCACTACGATAAAACGTATCAGCAAATGTGGAATCAGCCGTTTGATACGATGTTTGCTCCCTTTTTAACCTGGTTCATTCCTTCACTTGAAATAGTACTGTGCATACTGATGGCGGTAGGGCGCACCAGAAAATGGGGTCTTTACGGTGCTACAGCGCTGATGGCTGTATTCACGGTGTATGTCGGCATAATTTGGTTTGGTCGTGAGAATTTCAAGGTGCCGTGTAGTTGCGGCGGGTTTATGGCGGCAATGGACTGGCCGGAACATTTTTGGTTCAACCTGGGATATGTCGCTCTTGGAATCATTGGCATTTTTTTACAAAAAAATCCTACGCTACCGAAGCAAAAGCAGCTAGCTACGTAA
- a CDS encoding helix-turn-helix transcriptional regulator, translated as MELIVQPFAGGIDNGKPRPLPAVLKKLLPCWLTKDYREYPGGWAAKAKLFHRDFTLHYYYLHFTSSQQVHIVASKPTIALQFTLRGNAMGELAGGNHIHILKEGMAGIFYLVPGANLATIGAVPFISFHVEFTSHLLEELSKDLKDFSEALEYIRESPQAGIPLVTFPLTYEIRQLIEHLVASDGSTSVALQLKTQLLQLLVQANSSILEDRSTEDLPYSIYKETLLEIKQAISNEPNIKLYSLDNLAKKYHIEPSTISRQFHFLFKIHFVDYLRLRVMEKALLLIVDSEKPIAEIADELGYNSKSNFTRAFDRYYQATPSQVRKDKGLSGMRRNM; from the coding sequence ATGGAGCTCATTGTTCAACCCTTTGCCGGTGGCATTGACAATGGAAAGCCCCGGCCATTGCCTGCTGTCTTGAAAAAATTGCTTCCTTGCTGGTTAACCAAAGACTACCGGGAATATCCTGGCGGATGGGCCGCCAAAGCGAAGCTATTTCACCGCGACTTTACGCTTCATTATTACTATCTCCATTTTACAAGTTCTCAACAGGTACATATTGTCGCCAGCAAACCGACGATTGCGTTGCAGTTTACTTTGCGTGGCAACGCTATGGGGGAACTGGCGGGTGGTAACCATATACACATTCTTAAAGAGGGCATGGCAGGAATTTTCTATCTGGTGCCGGGGGCAAATCTGGCAACGATAGGTGCTGTCCCTTTCATCAGTTTTCATGTGGAGTTCACCAGCCACCTGCTGGAAGAACTCTCAAAGGACCTGAAAGATTTCAGCGAAGCATTGGAGTATATCCGGGAAAGCCCGCAGGCAGGCATCCCGCTGGTAACCTTTCCTCTTACCTACGAGATTCGCCAGTTGATAGAGCACCTGGTCGCATCCGATGGATCTACCAGCGTTGCATTACAGTTAAAGACGCAGCTCCTGCAATTGCTGGTGCAGGCAAATTCGTCTATCCTGGAGGACCGGAGTACGGAGGATCTGCCCTATTCTATCTACAAGGAAACATTACTGGAAATAAAACAGGCCATCAGCAACGAGCCAAACATCAAGCTATACTCGCTTGATAACTTGGCAAAGAAATATCACATCGAACCTTCTACCATTTCCAGGCAGTTCCATTTTCTATTTAAAATACACTTTGTCGATTACCTACGGCTACGGGTGATGGAAAAGGCTTTGCTGCTTATCGTGGATAGTGAGAAGCCCATCGCGGAAATAGCGGATGAACTGGGGTACAATTCAAAATCGAATTTCACCCGTGCGTTTGACCGTTATTACCAGGCAACGCCTAGCCAGGTACGAAAAGATAAAGGTCTATCGGGTATGCGGCGAAATATGTAG